From a region of the Panicum virgatum strain AP13 chromosome 2K, P.virgatum_v5, whole genome shotgun sequence genome:
- the LOC120661082 gene encoding protein FAM98B-like, whose translation MSPTKTGVAALLALLALSAPLAASAAGGYGRPNPGGGGGIPWFGGGGGGPWQPGAGFFGGWGEGGLGYRRGAVVPPSTVCAEQGACRGKRLTCPARCFRSFSYKGKNGGGGGGSGGCSFDCTTRCVATC comes from the coding sequence ATGTCCCCGACCAAGACCGGCGTCGCCGCGCTCCTCGCCCTCCTGGCGCTGTCGGCACCCCTGGCCGCGTCGGCCGCCGGCGGCTACGGCCGGCCcaaccccggcggcggcggcgggatcccgtggttcggcggcggcggcgggggcccgTGGCAGCCGGGCGCCGGCTTCTTCGGCGGGTGGGGCGAGGGCGGGCTCGGgtaccggcgcggcgcggtggtgcCGCCCTCCACGGTGTGCGCGgagcagggggcctgccgcggGAAGCGCCTCACCTGCCCGGCCCGCTGCTTCAGGTCCTTCAGCTACAAGGGcaagaacggcggcggcggcgggggaagcGGCGGCTGCAGCTTCGACTGCACCACCCGCTGCGTGGCCACCTGCTGA
- the LOC120661090 gene encoding protein PHLOEM PROTEIN 2-LIKE A10-like, translating into MYRRRVLALARRRRRWLLWAGAAAGCYLIYRHPAVASRRRRLVRIASALASLADAAAAVASDLADFLRSDSDAVPQTLKQISKLAASREASASASALSGALAAGVLRGYYAATPGSGASLGTEATLSDRVLDRVLSPDGERLASAVAGSFGRHLVLAFYSAPSQPSATDASPESWVDALTSRRCQRAIRSWVEVFTATAVGVFIDKTIHINTYDQLLAAAANPAYGARLQELFVALCSTSVETLVKTSHGVLSSANSTSEDANAGANSSSNGAVGEGWVKTVSSALAVPSNRKLVLDLTGRATFEAVWSFLEFVLWKLHSGARAGSDATIAVGLRALRHMSDRSMVIATICIALCLHVFNSTWLLVPA; encoded by the coding sequence ATgtaccgccgccgcgtcctcgccctcgcccgccgccggcgccgctggctCCTATGGGCTGGCGCCGCCGCAGGGTGCTACCTGATCtaccgccacccggccgtggcgtcccgccgccgccgcctagtgCGCATCGCCTCCGCGCTGGCCTCCctcgcggacgccgccgccgccgtggcgtccGACCTCGCGGACTTCCTCCGATCCGACTCCGACGCGGTCCCCCAGACCCTGAAGCAGATCTCCAAGCTCGCCGCCTCGCGCGAGGCCtccgcgtccgcgtccgcgCTGTCCggggcgctcgccgccggcgtgctccGCGGCTACTACGCCGCCACGCCGGGCTCCGGTGCCTCCCTGGGAACCGAAGCGACGCTATCGGACCGCGTGCTGGACAGGGTGCTCTCCCCCGACGGGGAGCGCCTCGcgtccgccgtcgccggcagcTTCGGGCGCCACCTCGTGCTCGCCTTCTACTCGGCCCCATCGCAGCCTTCGGCAACGGACGCCTCGCCGGAGAGCTGGGTTGATGCCCTCACCTCACGGAGATGCCAGAGGGCGATCCGCAGCTGGGTTGAGGTCTTCACGGCCACCGCGGTTGGCGTCTTCATAGACAAGACCATCCACATCAACACCTACGaccagctcctcgccgccgccgccaaccctgCCTACGGTGCCAGGCTTCAAGAGCTTTTCGTTGCACTCTGCAGCACCTCCGTCGAAACACTGGTGAAGACATCCCATGGCGTCCTGTCCAGTGCCAACAGTACCAGTGAAGATGCTAATGCCGGTGCCAACTCCAGCAGCAATGGTGCGGTCGGGGAAGGGTGGGTCAAGACCGTGTCAAGTGCTCTGGCGGTGCCGAGCAACCGCAAGCTCGTTCTGGATTTGACGGGCAGGGCGACATTTGAGGCGGTGTGGTCGTTCCTTGAGTTTGTGCTGTGGAAACTGCATTCCGGGGCGAGGGCTGGAAGTGATGCCACAATTGCGGTTGGATTGCGTGCCTTGAGGCATATGAGTGATAGGTCCATGGTAATTGCCACGATCTGCATAGCATTGTGCTTGCATGTCTTCAATAGCACATGGCTCTTGGTGCCAGCTTGA